Proteins encoded within one genomic window of Lampris incognitus isolate fLamInc1 chromosome 1, fLamInc1.hap2, whole genome shotgun sequence:
- the mospd1 gene encoding motile sperm domain-containing protein 1, whose protein sequence is MQQPQSRQPELVEGSLPVFVFPTELVFYADNQTSHKQVLTLYNPYEFALKFKVLCTAPNKYTVVDSTGAVKPQCCVDIVIRHRDVRACHYGVYDKFRLQVSEQSQRKALGRKEVTATLRPSASQEPVSPRAQEEERRMKEQLADSIFFEQTAFQTESRPASGGPSLLTVLLGLICMAALMLPTLGEQESTVPVYLHLSVNKKLVAAYVLGLLTMVILRT, encoded by the exons ATGCAGCAGCCGCAGAGTCGACAGCCTGAGCTGGTGGAAGGAAGCCTTCCCGTGTTCGTGTTCCCTACTGAGCTTGTGTTCTACGCAGACAATCAGACATCTCACAAGCAGGTGCTCACCCTCTACAACCCTTATGAGTTCGCCCTCAAGTTCAAAG TGCTGTGCACCGCGCCAAACAAATATACCGTTGTGGATTCAACCGGAGCTGTAAAACCACAGTGTTGCGTGGACAT AGTGATAAGACACAGAGATGTGCGGGCCTGCCACTATGGTGTGTATGATAAGTTCCGGCTGCAGGTGTCCGAGCAGAGCCAGCGGAAAGCTCTGGGCCGCAAAGAGGTGACCGCCACGTTGCGTCCCTCTGCTTCACAGGAGCCCGTCAGCCCCCGGGCCCAAGAGGAGGAACGCAGAATGAAAGAGCAGCTTGCCGACAGCATCTTCTTTGAACAGACTGCGTTTCAGACAG AGAGTCGGCCTGCTTCTGGAGGGCCTAGTTTGTTGACGGTGCTGCTTGGGCTGATTTGTATGGCCGCCCTGATGCTCCCAACCCTGGGGGAGCAAGAATCTACCGTGCCTGTCTACCTCCACTTAAGTGTTAACAAGAAACTTGTAGCTGCTTATGTTCTTG GTCTTCTTACAATGGTCATCCTACGTACATGA